The following proteins are encoded in a genomic region of Agromyces sp. CF514:
- a CDS encoding peptidase, with protein sequence MIDWLAFVLVLVSALVGACVVVSAYSLGIRLLTISGRTPVVTPAEFTDAITIVTPAEIRKAEKQAAKAARKSPLTDGQKRFALVGAYASFALSAIAVLVGVYLIIGEHLFKIFS encoded by the coding sequence GTGATCGACTGGCTCGCATTCGTGCTGGTGCTCGTGTCGGCGCTCGTCGGCGCGTGCGTCGTGGTCTCGGCGTACTCCCTCGGCATCCGCCTGCTGACCATCTCGGGGCGCACGCCCGTCGTCACCCCGGCCGAGTTCACCGACGCGATCACGATCGTGACCCCCGCCGAGATCCGCAAGGCCGAGAAGCAGGCCGCCAAGGCGGCCCGCAAGAGCCCGCTCACCGACGGCCAGAAGCGATTCGCGCTCGTCGGCGCCTACGCGAGCTTCGCACTGAGCGCGATCGCCGTGCTCGTCGGCGTCTACCTCATCATCGGCGAGCACCTCTTCAAGATCTTCAGCTGA
- a CDS encoding metal-sensitive transcriptional regulator, whose translation MIEDIKKRALHRTKIIEGQLRGIEKMIENEDYCVDIITLSLAVQKSLGSLNKLLVENHLRTHVSEMYDAGGEQREAAVAELIRIFELSNNRG comes from the coding sequence GTGATCGAGGACATCAAGAAACGCGCACTGCACCGCACGAAGATCATCGAGGGGCAGCTCCGCGGCATCGAGAAGATGATCGAGAACGAGGACTACTGCGTCGACATCATCACGCTCTCGCTCGCCGTGCAGAAGTCGCTCGGGTCGCTGAACAAGCTCCTCGTCGAGAACCACCTGCGCACGCACGTGAGCGAGATGTACGACGCGGGCGGCGAGCAGCGCGAGGCCGCGGTCGCCGAGCTCATCCGCATCTTCGAGCTGTCGAACAACCGTGGGTGA
- a CDS encoding 6-phosphofructokinase, which translates to MKIGILTSGGDCPGLNAVIRGSVLKGVISYDTEFVGFRNGWRGVVEEDLMPIVRHDVRGLAKQGGTILGSSRTNPFEGEGGGPEKIQEMLDRNGIDAIMAIGGEGTLTAARRLWDEGGIKVIGVPKTIDNDLAATDYSFGFDTAVQIATEAIDRLRTTADSHGRCMVLEVMGRHVGWIALHSGMAGGAHAILIPEQPQTIEQITEWVESVRDRGRAPLVVVAEGFKFEGMEEAHSHKGLDAFNRPRLGGIAELIAPMIEERTGIESRATVLGHIQRGGEPTAFDRVLATRLGMAAVDAVYDGAWGSMVTLRGTDIETVSIAEAVGSLNQVPPARYDEAKILFG; encoded by the coding sequence ATGAAGATCGGAATCCTCACCTCGGGCGGCGATTGCCCCGGACTGAACGCGGTCATCCGCGGATCCGTGCTGAAGGGCGTCATCTCCTACGACACCGAGTTCGTCGGCTTCCGCAACGGCTGGCGCGGCGTCGTCGAAGAGGACCTGATGCCGATCGTGCGTCACGACGTGCGCGGCCTCGCCAAGCAGGGCGGCACGATCCTCGGCTCCAGCCGCACCAACCCGTTCGAGGGCGAGGGCGGGGGCCCCGAGAAGATCCAGGAGATGCTCGACCGCAACGGCATCGACGCGATCATGGCCATCGGCGGCGAGGGCACGCTCACGGCCGCCCGCCGCCTGTGGGACGAAGGCGGCATCAAGGTCATCGGCGTGCCGAAGACCATCGACAACGACCTCGCGGCCACCGACTACTCGTTCGGCTTCGACACGGCCGTGCAGATCGCGACCGAGGCCATCGACCGCCTGCGCACGACGGCCGACTCGCACGGCCGCTGCATGGTGCTCGAGGTCATGGGCCGCCACGTCGGCTGGATCGCCCTGCATTCGGGCATGGCCGGAGGCGCGCACGCGATCCTCATCCCCGAGCAGCCGCAGACCATCGAGCAGATCACCGAATGGGTCGAGTCCGTGCGCGACCGCGGCCGTGCGCCGCTCGTCGTCGTCGCCGAGGGCTTCAAGTTCGAGGGCATGGAGGAGGCGCACTCGCACAAGGGCCTCGACGCGTTCAACCGACCGCGCCTCGGCGGCATCGCCGAGCTCATCGCGCCCATGATCGAGGAGCGCACGGGCATCGAGTCGCGCGCCACCGTGCTCGGCCACATCCAGCGCGGCGGCGAGCCGACCGCGTTCGACCGCGTGCTCGCCACCCGGCTCGGCATGGCCGCCGTCGACGCGGTCTACGACGGCGCGTGGGGCTCCATGGTCACGCTGCGCGGCACCGACATCGAGACGGTCTCGATCGCCGAGGCCGTCGGCTCGCTCAACCAGGTTCCGCCGGCGCGCTACGACGAGGCGAAGATCCTCTTCGGCTGA
- a CDS encoding DEAD/DEAH box helicase, with amino-acid sequence MAQTRQRQRTRSRDDDAPIIPILARKVREVEQKAQKGKLGPTNRTKFQVIALLMREERARVKSDGEVPDNARAELLKRLDGIAQILAKTAARDTSLITLLEPDASISTVAQRFRRDWLLESGAELSADELIITREAEVKPVLAENQVIPASVKSRQLANPFLAPDFSKPVAPPAPVRRLANWELLGPLFKAFEQGSGGQAASMELPEAPKIDRLAPRGLELMKHQARFIESAREGHRTFLLADEPGLGKTAQSVLAASVADAYPLLAVVPNVVKMNWAREVERWTPHRRATVIHGDGDSLDAFADVVVVNYDVLDRHMAWLSTLGFRGMVVDEAHFIKNLQSQRSKNVLALADRIRRATPGGDPLLLALTGTPLINDVDDFRAIWQFLGWIEGDKPSPRLLGLLEENGLTPAEPGFYASARRTVIDLGIVRRRKVDVAADLPAKRIADLPVELDDELGRSVRAAERELGNRLVGRFRALVESRNLRVGDLDDDVRDQYIRAVASAELEESKSAKSGENVFTMVRKIGQAKAGLAADYAAQLARSVGKVVFFAKHIDVMDQAESALAARDLRTVSLRGDQTALQRQAAIDAFNNDPDVAVAVCSLTAAGVGVNLQAASNVVLAELSWTAAEQTQAIDRVHRIGQDEPVTAWRIIAAHTIDARIAELIDSKQGLAARALDGQDVEPGSADSVQLDALQHLLRAALDGAL; translated from the coding sequence ATGGCCCAGACGAGGCAGCGTCAGCGAACGCGTTCGCGCGACGACGACGCACCCATCATCCCGATCCTCGCGCGCAAGGTGCGCGAGGTCGAGCAGAAGGCGCAGAAGGGCAAGCTCGGTCCGACGAACCGCACCAAGTTCCAGGTCATCGCGCTGCTCATGCGCGAGGAGCGCGCCCGGGTGAAGTCCGACGGCGAGGTGCCCGACAACGCGCGCGCCGAACTGCTGAAGCGCCTCGACGGCATCGCGCAGATCCTCGCGAAGACCGCCGCGCGCGACACGAGCCTCATCACGCTGCTCGAACCGGATGCCTCGATCTCGACGGTCGCGCAGCGGTTCCGCCGTGACTGGCTGCTCGAGTCGGGCGCCGAGCTCAGCGCCGACGAGCTCATCATCACGCGCGAGGCCGAGGTCAAGCCCGTGCTCGCCGAGAACCAGGTGATCCCCGCGTCGGTCAAGTCGCGGCAGCTCGCGAACCCGTTCCTCGCCCCCGACTTCTCGAAGCCCGTTGCTCCGCCCGCACCCGTGCGACGGCTCGCCAACTGGGAGCTGCTCGGCCCGCTGTTCAAGGCGTTCGAGCAGGGTTCCGGAGGCCAGGCCGCCTCGATGGAGCTGCCCGAGGCGCCCAAGATCGATCGGCTCGCGCCACGCGGGCTCGAGCTCATGAAGCACCAGGCGCGGTTCATCGAATCCGCTCGCGAGGGGCACCGCACGTTCCTGCTCGCCGACGAGCCCGGACTGGGCAAGACCGCGCAGTCGGTGCTCGCGGCATCCGTCGCCGATGCCTACCCGCTGCTCGCGGTCGTGCCGAACGTCGTGAAGATGAACTGGGCGCGCGAGGTCGAGCGCTGGACGCCGCACCGGCGCGCGACCGTCATCCACGGCGACGGCGACTCGCTCGACGCGTTCGCCGACGTGGTCGTCGTCAACTACGACGTGCTCGACCGGCACATGGCCTGGCTGTCGACCCTCGGGTTCCGCGGCATGGTCGTCGACGAGGCGCACTTCATCAAGAACCTGCAGTCGCAGCGCTCGAAGAACGTGCTCGCGCTCGCCGACCGCATCCGCCGCGCCACGCCGGGCGGAGACCCCCTGCTGCTCGCCCTCACGGGCACCCCGCTCATCAACGACGTCGACGACTTCCGGGCCATCTGGCAGTTCCTCGGCTGGATCGAGGGCGACAAGCCGTCGCCCAGGCTGCTCGGACTCCTCGAAGAGAACGGGCTCACGCCCGCCGAGCCCGGCTTCTACGCCTCCGCGCGTCGCACCGTCATCGACCTCGGTATCGTGCGCCGGCGCAAGGTCGACGTCGCCGCCGACCTGCCGGCCAAGCGCATCGCCGACCTCCCGGTCGAGCTCGACGACGAACTGGGGCGCTCGGTGCGCGCGGCCGAGCGCGAGCTCGGCAACCGCCTCGTCGGCCGGTTCCGTGCGCTCGTCGAGTCGCGCAACCTGCGCGTCGGCGACCTCGACGACGACGTGCGCGACCAGTACATCCGGGCCGTCGCGAGCGCCGAGCTCGAGGAGTCGAAGTCGGCGAAGTCGGGCGAGAACGTCTTCACGATGGTGCGCAAGATCGGCCAGGCGAAGGCCGGCCTCGCGGCCGACTACGCCGCGCAGCTCGCGCGCTCGGTCGGTAAGGTCGTCTTCTTCGCCAAGCACATCGACGTCATGGACCAGGCCGAGTCGGCGCTCGCCGCGCGCGACCTGCGCACCGTCTCGCTCCGAGGCGACCAGACCGCATTGCAGCGGCAGGCGGCGATCGACGCGTTCAACAACGATCCGGATGTCGCGGTCGCGGTCTGCTCGCTGACCGCGGCCGGCGTCGGCGTCAACCTGCAGGCCGCGTCGAACGTCGTGCTCGCGGAGCTCAGCTGGACCGCCGCCGAGCAGACCCAGGCCATCGACCGCGTGCACCGCATCGGTCAGGACGAGCCGGTCACCGCATGGCGCATCATCGCCGCGCACACGATCGACGCGCGCATCGCCGAGCTCATCGACTCCAAGCAGGGCCTCGCGGCCCGCGCGCTCGACGGCCAGGACGTCGAGCCGGGCTCGGCCGACTCGGTGCAGCTCGACGCCCTCCAGCACCTGCTGCGCGCGGCGCTCGACGGCGCGCTGTAG
- a CDS encoding 8-oxo-dGTP diphosphatase, which yields MPLPQVCVCYLLREHEGRTEVLLGRKRHGLGVGNFVGPGGKLEPGESAAEAMVREVLEETGIRVEPRDLEPRGLLSYHFPHRESWSQESSVFVARRWSGEPAASDELEPEWFALDEVPYATMWDDARFWLPGVLAGGTVRRTFVFGADLASVVEERGSVA from the coding sequence ATGCCGCTGCCGCAGGTCTGCGTCTGCTACCTGCTGCGCGAGCACGAGGGCCGCACCGAGGTGCTGCTCGGCCGCAAGCGCCACGGCCTGGGCGTCGGCAACTTCGTCGGCCCGGGCGGCAAGCTCGAGCCGGGGGAGTCCGCGGCCGAGGCCATGGTGCGCGAGGTGCTCGAGGAGACGGGCATCCGCGTCGAGCCGCGCGACCTCGAGCCGCGAGGGCTCCTGAGCTACCACTTCCCGCACCGCGAGTCGTGGAGCCAGGAGTCGAGCGTGTTCGTCGCACGTCGATGGAGCGGCGAGCCCGCGGCGTCCGACGAGCTCGAGCCCGAGTGGTTCGCGCTCGACGAGGTGCCCTACGCGACGATGTGGGACGACGCGAGATTCTGGCTGCCCGGCGTGCTCGCGGGCGGCACGGTGCGGCGCACGTTCGTCTTCGGCGCCGACCTCGCGAGCGTGGTGGAGGAGCGCGGAAGCGTCGCGTAG
- a CDS encoding NCS2 family permease — protein sequence MTTETAPDTRPDGAKPVGAFDRFFQITERGSTIGTEVRGGLVTFITMAYIVVLNPIILSAGVDVDGNSLAFPAVAAVTALTAGVMTILFGLVARLPFAFAAGLGINSFLAFSVVGQVTWPEAMGLVVINGLIIVLLAATGLRRLIFDAVPYELKIAITVGIGLFIAFIGFVDAGLVTATGQNSPPVGLGIGGSIATVPTLVFIVTLLLTGVLVARKVKGALLIGLVTGTVLAVVIEAIWHLGSSVDNEGGWGLSVPALNGSLFAVPDLSLVGDVSFDFSKVGFLTVIMLVFTLVFTNFFDAMGTMTGLSKEAGLADEKGNFPRLKSALVVEGVGAVAGGFTSGSSNTVFIESGSGIGEGARTGFANIITGVLFLLAMFLTPLAQIVPSEVAAAALVIVGAMMMAQIRDLDLSNFSVLLPVFLTVVVMPLTYSIANGIGAGFVAWVVVRSLSGKAKTISPLLWIVAAGFVLYFARGPIEALFGA from the coding sequence ATGACCACAGAGACCGCCCCTGACACTCGACCCGACGGCGCGAAGCCCGTCGGCGCGTTCGACCGCTTCTTCCAGATCACCGAACGTGGCTCGACGATCGGCACCGAGGTTCGCGGCGGTCTCGTCACGTTCATCACGATGGCCTACATCGTCGTGCTCAACCCGATCATCCTGTCGGCGGGTGTCGACGTCGACGGCAACTCGCTCGCCTTCCCGGCCGTCGCCGCGGTGACGGCGCTCACCGCCGGCGTGATGACGATCCTGTTCGGCCTCGTCGCACGCCTGCCGTTCGCGTTCGCGGCGGGCCTCGGCATCAACTCGTTCCTGGCGTTCAGCGTCGTGGGGCAGGTGACCTGGCCCGAGGCGATGGGCCTGGTCGTCATCAACGGCCTCATCATCGTGCTGCTCGCCGCGACCGGCCTGCGCCGCCTCATCTTCGACGCCGTGCCCTACGAGTTGAAGATCGCGATCACCGTGGGCATCGGCCTCTTCATCGCGTTCATCGGCTTCGTCGATGCGGGCCTCGTGACCGCGACGGGCCAGAACTCGCCCCCGGTGGGCCTCGGCATCGGCGGGTCGATCGCGACCGTTCCGACACTCGTCTTCATCGTCACGCTGCTGCTCACCGGCGTGCTCGTCGCCCGCAAGGTGAAGGGCGCCCTGCTCATCGGCCTCGTCACGGGCACGGTGCTCGCCGTGGTCATCGAGGCGATCTGGCACCTCGGCTCGAGCGTCGACAACGAGGGCGGCTGGGGACTCTCGGTGCCCGCGCTCAACGGCAGCCTGTTCGCGGTGCCCGACCTGAGCCTGGTCGGCGACGTGAGCTTCGACTTCAGCAAGGTCGGCTTCCTCACGGTCATCATGCTCGTCTTCACGCTCGTGTTCACGAACTTCTTCGACGCCATGGGCACCATGACGGGCCTGTCGAAGGAGGCCGGGCTGGCCGACGAGAAGGGCAACTTCCCGCGGCTGAAGAGCGCGCTCGTCGTCGAGGGCGTCGGTGCCGTCGCCGGCGGGTTCACGTCGGGCTCGTCGAACACCGTGTTCATCGAGTCCGGCTCGGGCATCGGCGAGGGTGCCCGCACGGGCTTCGCGAACATCATCACGGGCGTGCTGTTCCTGCTCGCGATGTTCCTCACGCCGCTCGCGCAGATCGTGCCGAGCGAGGTCGCCGCGGCCGCGCTGGTCATCGTCGGCGCCATGATGATGGCGCAGATCCGCGACCTCGACCTCAGCAACTTCTCGGTGCTGCTGCCCGTGTTCCTCACCGTGGTCGTCATGCCGCTCACGTACTCGATCGCGAACGGCATCGGCGCGGGCTTCGTCGCCTGGGTCGTCGTGCGGTCGCTCTCGGGCAAGGCGAAGACGATCAGTCCGCTGCTGTGGATCGTCGCCGCCGGGTTCGTGCTCTACTTCGCCCGTGGTCCGATCGAGGCGCTCTTCGGCGCCTGA
- a CDS encoding inorganic phosphate transporter, whose translation MDLTLIVVLVIALALFFDFTNGFHDTANAMATPIATGALRPKVAVALAAILNLVGAFLSTEVAKTISGGIIKEGDGGVLITPQLIFAGLIGAVVWNMVTWLLGLPSSSSHALFGGLIGAAIVGAGVGAVDFAVVVSKVILPAILAPLTAGLIAYLATKLAYAITRRYDGKPDGRSGFRFAQIFSSSLVALAHGTNDAQKTMGVITLTLVAAGLQTAGSEVQTWVIVTCAIAIALGTYMGGWRIIRTLGTGLTDVKPAQGFAAETATAATILASSHVGFALSTTQVASGSVIGSGLGRRGSKVRWRTAGRIGIGWLLTLPAAGAVGAIAAFIALLGPVGVILDAVVGAGVITGIFLLSQRSEVSASNVTSEVADSGRAVKIKRNPKPKGKVSK comes from the coding sequence GTGGATCTCACCCTCATCGTCGTGCTGGTCATCGCACTGGCCCTCTTCTTCGACTTCACCAACGGCTTCCACGACACCGCCAACGCGATGGCCACGCCCATCGCGACCGGTGCACTCCGGCCGAAGGTGGCGGTCGCGCTCGCCGCGATCCTCAACCTCGTCGGCGCGTTCCTCTCGACCGAGGTGGCCAAGACCATCTCGGGCGGCATCATCAAGGAAGGCGACGGGGGCGTGCTCATCACGCCCCAGCTGATCTTCGCGGGCCTCATCGGCGCCGTCGTCTGGAACATGGTGACCTGGCTGCTCGGCCTGCCGTCGTCGTCGAGCCACGCGCTCTTCGGCGGCCTCATCGGCGCCGCGATCGTGGGCGCCGGCGTCGGCGCCGTCGACTTCGCGGTGGTCGTCTCGAAGGTCATCCTGCCCGCGATCCTCGCGCCGCTCACCGCCGGCCTCATCGCCTACCTGGCGACGAAGCTCGCCTACGCGATCACGCGCCGCTACGACGGCAAGCCCGACGGGCGCTCGGGCTTCCGGTTCGCGCAGATCTTCTCGTCGTCGCTCGTCGCGCTCGCCCACGGCACCAACGACGCGCAGAAGACCATGGGCGTCATCACGCTCACGCTGGTCGCCGCCGGCCTGCAGACCGCGGGCAGCGAAGTGCAGACGTGGGTCATCGTGACCTGCGCGATCGCCATCGCGCTCGGCACGTACATGGGCGGGTGGCGCATCATCCGAACCCTCGGCACGGGCCTCACCGACGTGAAGCCCGCGCAGGGCTTCGCCGCCGAGACCGCGACCGCCGCGACGATCCTCGCATCGAGCCACGTCGGCTTCGCGCTCTCGACCACGCAGGTCGCCTCGGGGTCGGTCATCGGCTCCGGCCTCGGTCGTCGCGGCTCCAAGGTGCGTTGGCGCACCGCCGGCCGCATCGGCATCGGCTGGCTGCTCACGCTGCCCGCGGCCGGCGCCGTGGGTGCGATCGCCGCGTTCATCGCACTGCTCGGTCCCGTCGGCGTCATCCTCGACGCCGTGGTCGGCGCGGGCGTCATCACCGGCATCTTCCTGCTTTCGCAGCGCAGCGAGGTCTCGGCCTCGAACGTCACGAGCGAGGTGGCCGACTCCGGTCGAGCGGTGAAGATCAAGCGCAACCCGAAGCCGAAGGGCAAGGTGTCCAAGTGA
- a CDS encoding DUF2207 domain-containing protein, with the protein MATRLLRGAAAALLALLVAVAPAAAVAAAPESAVTAAQAAAAASVTSPVTAVPAGVDDFTFASFDAVYLLGRDEGGRSVLDTTETLVALFPDFDQNRGIRRAIPLDYDGHPVDVQVQSVTDAAGQPRAFSTEEDDDGEFLLVTIAGDAYVHGEQAYVIAYRQHNVTLQPDDADVDEFYWDVNGTGWAQPFGTVRAELRVDGALGDAFTGQAACYRGSAGTGTPCESLRLGETAEQPLLVAQASTIGPYENLTIAAAFEPGTFVPRDESFASSPAAVTSAVFAAVALAMFVLALVLRLTSWRSAPSGTIIAQYEPPEGVSALMAADLVDQPSRGVTATILERAVAREVRILDRGGKSYSVQFMGGPLGDLDAQSVVRALFSDYPTVGQERALKSKSTALGQRLLAIRKAVAARAASSGLRRRPAIGGRIAIAAVAILSAVIAFIGAVIALEAVMGGGWPFLALFVGGLSAMAAIVTVAGVRPLTADGRRLRDHLEGLRLFIRLAEADRIRMLQSPSGALRDPVRAAQAPVSGATDAAASVTGPAVAVDPAEVLRLTERLLPYAALFGLEKQWLRELASLYDVNGQEPGWYAGTSAFDAARFAVAVSAFTTTSTTSWSGSSSSSSSSGSGGGGSSGGGGGGGGGGGGGV; encoded by the coding sequence ATGGCGACCAGACTCCTGCGCGGTGCTGCGGCCGCGCTGCTCGCGCTGCTCGTCGCGGTCGCTCCGGCAGCGGCGGTCGCGGCGGCACCCGAGTCGGCGGTCACGGCCGCGCAGGCGGCGGCCGCGGCATCCGTCACCTCGCCCGTGACCGCGGTGCCGGCGGGCGTCGACGACTTCACGTTCGCGTCGTTCGACGCGGTCTACCTGCTCGGCCGCGACGAGGGCGGCCGCTCGGTGCTCGACACGACCGAGACGCTCGTCGCGCTCTTCCCCGACTTCGACCAGAACCGCGGCATCCGCCGGGCGATCCCGCTCGACTACGACGGCCACCCGGTCGACGTCCAGGTGCAGTCGGTGACGGATGCCGCGGGCCAGCCGCGCGCGTTCAGCACCGAGGAGGACGACGACGGCGAGTTCCTGCTGGTGACGATCGCCGGCGACGCGTACGTGCACGGCGAGCAGGCCTACGTCATCGCCTACCGCCAGCACAACGTGACGCTGCAGCCCGACGACGCCGACGTCGACGAGTTCTACTGGGACGTGAACGGCACCGGCTGGGCGCAGCCGTTCGGCACGGTGCGCGCCGAGCTCCGCGTCGACGGGGCGCTCGGCGACGCCTTCACGGGACAGGCCGCGTGCTACCGCGGCAGTGCCGGCACGGGCACGCCATGCGAGAGCCTGCGGCTGGGCGAGACGGCGGAGCAGCCGCTGCTCGTCGCGCAGGCGAGCACGATCGGCCCCTACGAGAACCTCACCATCGCCGCCGCGTTCGAGCCCGGCACGTTCGTGCCGCGCGACGAGTCGTTCGCATCGTCGCCCGCAGCGGTGACCTCGGCCGTGTTCGCGGCCGTCGCGCTCGCGATGTTCGTGCTCGCGCTCGTGCTGCGGCTGACGAGCTGGCGCAGCGCGCCGAGCGGCACGATCATCGCCCAGTACGAGCCGCCCGAGGGAGTCAGCGCGCTCATGGCGGCCGACCTCGTCGACCAGCCGTCGCGCGGCGTGACCGCCACCATCCTCGAGCGCGCGGTGGCGCGAGAGGTGCGCATCCTCGACCGAGGCGGCAAGAGCTACTCCGTGCAGTTCATGGGCGGGCCGCTCGGCGACCTCGACGCCCAGTCCGTCGTGCGGGCGCTCTTCAGCGACTACCCGACGGTCGGGCAGGAGCGCGCACTGAAGTCGAAGTCGACCGCCCTCGGCCAGCGCCTGCTCGCGATCCGCAAGGCCGTCGCCGCGCGGGCCGCGAGCTCGGGGCTGCGTCGACGACCCGCGATCGGCGGGCGCATCGCGATCGCCGCCGTCGCGATCCTCTCCGCGGTGATCGCCTTCATCGGCGCGGTCATCGCCCTCGAGGCCGTCATGGGCGGCGGCTGGCCGTTCCTCGCACTCTTCGTGGGCGGGCTCTCGGCCATGGCCGCCATCGTCACGGTCGCCGGGGTGCGGCCGCTCACCGCCGATGGGCGGCGACTGCGCGACCACCTCGAGGGCCTGCGCCTGTTCATCCGGCTCGCCGAGGCCGACCGCATCCGCATGCTGCAGAGCCCGAGCGGCGCGCTGCGCGACCCGGTGCGCGCCGCGCAGGCGCCCGTCTCCGGAGCGACGGATGCCGCGGCATCCGTCACCGGTCCGGCTGTCGCGGTCGACCCCGCAGAGGTGCTTCGACTGACGGAGCGCCTGCTGCCCTACGCCGCACTGTTCGGCCTCGAGAAGCAGTGGCTGCGCGAACTCGCATCGCTGTACGACGTGAACGGCCAGGAGCCGGGCTGGTACGCCGGGACGTCGGCGTTCGACGCCGCCCGATTCGCGGTCGCGGTCTCGGCGTTCACGACCACGTCGACCACCTCGTGGTCGGGCTCGTCGTCGAGTTCGTCGTCGTCGGGCTCCGGCGGCGGAGGGTCGTCCGGCGGTGGCGGTGGCGGTGGCGGTGGCGGCGGCGGAGGGGTCTGA
- a CDS encoding ZIP family metal transporter encodes MADWFWAAVAGLVAGGALLVGAVIAWFVKVPATIVASVMAFGSGVLISALAYDLVLEAQGEGGFWPTVGGFAVGAVVYVLANNLLDRLDQRNPRGKGEDSGTGVGIALGALLDGIPESAVLGLSMVGGGGVSVPVLVAIIISNVPEGLSSTAALKQEGRGAKYVFLLWTGIALASAIAALLGFVLLDGASGGLTAFITALAAGAILAMICDTMIPEAFRSTHAYTGLLATSGFLLSYAVHVAG; translated from the coding sequence ATGGCGGACTGGTTCTGGGCGGCCGTCGCGGGCCTCGTCGCGGGCGGCGCGCTGCTCGTCGGCGCGGTCATCGCGTGGTTCGTGAAGGTACCGGCGACGATCGTCGCCTCGGTCATGGCGTTCGGCTCGGGCGTGCTCATCTCGGCGCTCGCCTACGACCTCGTGCTCGAGGCGCAGGGCGAAGGCGGATTCTGGCCGACGGTCGGCGGCTTCGCGGTCGGCGCGGTCGTGTACGTGCTCGCGAACAACCTGCTCGACCGGCTCGACCAGCGCAATCCGCGCGGCAAGGGCGAGGACTCCGGCACGGGGGTCGGCATCGCGCTCGGCGCGCTGCTCGACGGTATCCCCGAGTCGGCCGTGCTCGGCCTCAGCATGGTCGGCGGCGGGGGAGTGAGCGTGCCGGTGCTCGTGGCCATCATCATCTCGAACGTGCCCGAGGGGCTCTCGAGCACGGCCGCGCTCAAGCAGGAGGGCCGTGGAGCCAAGTACGTGTTCCTGCTCTGGACCGGCATCGCGCTCGCGAGCGCGATCGCGGCGCTGCTCGGCTTCGTGCTGCTCGACGGCGCGAGCGGTGGGCTCACGGCGTTCATCACGGCGCTCGCCGCAGGGGCCATCCTGGCGATGATCTGCGACACGATGATCCCCGAGGCCTTCCGCTCGACGCACGCGTACACGGGCCTGCTCGCCACCTCGGGGTTCCTGCTGAGCTACGCGGTGCACGTGGCAGGTTGA